In one window of Microbacterium sp. PM5 DNA:
- a CDS encoding acetylxylan esterase: MPRFDLDLPALEAFRPAVREPVDFDEFWARTIAQSRAAGGEIVVEPVETVLSTIDVFDVTFPGFAGEPVKAWLHTPRRADAAAALPTVIEFNGYGGGRGLPTERLGWASAGYAHLFMDTRGQGSTWGAPGSTPDPHGTGPSTNGYMTRGIESPEDYYYRRVFTDAVRLVDAARTLPVVDAARIAVTGGSQGGGITLAAAALSEGLVAVMPDVPFLCHFERAIGMTDREPYHEVVRYLSVHRGATQRVLDTLSYFDGVNFARRLSAPALFSVGLLDPVCPPSTVYAAYNHVERNDKQIRVYDFNEHEGGQAFQWEEQARFLAQILG, from the coding sequence ATGCCTCGATTCGATCTCGATCTCCCCGCTCTGGAAGCCTTTCGTCCCGCGGTGCGCGAGCCCGTCGACTTCGACGAGTTCTGGGCGCGGACGATCGCACAGTCGCGCGCGGCCGGAGGCGAGATCGTGGTCGAGCCCGTGGAGACCGTGCTGAGCACCATCGATGTCTTCGACGTGACGTTCCCGGGGTTCGCCGGCGAACCCGTCAAGGCGTGGCTGCACACGCCCCGACGTGCCGACGCTGCCGCTGCGCTGCCCACCGTCATCGAGTTCAACGGTTACGGCGGAGGTCGCGGGCTTCCGACCGAACGGCTCGGCTGGGCCTCGGCCGGCTACGCGCATCTGTTCATGGACACGCGTGGGCAGGGATCCACCTGGGGAGCTCCGGGATCGACACCGGATCCGCACGGCACCGGGCCCTCGACCAACGGCTACATGACTCGCGGCATCGAATCGCCCGAGGACTACTACTACCGCCGCGTGTTCACCGACGCCGTGCGCCTCGTCGACGCCGCTCGCACCCTTCCGGTCGTGGATGCCGCGCGCATCGCCGTGACCGGCGGCAGCCAGGGCGGCGGCATCACGTTGGCCGCGGCGGCACTGAGCGAGGGACTCGTCGCGGTCATGCCCGACGTGCCCTTCCTCTGCCATTTCGAACGCGCGATCGGGATGACCGACCGCGAGCCGTACCACGAAGTGGTGCGCTACCTCTCGGTGCACCGCGGTGCCACGCAACGGGTGCTCGACACGCTCTCCTACTTCGACGGCGTGAACTTCGCGCGCCGTCTGAGTGCGCCCGCCCTGTTCTCGGTCGGCCTGCTCGACCCGGTGTGCCCGCCCTCGACCGTCTACGCGGCCTACAACCACGTCGAGCGGAATGACAAGCAGATCCGCGTCTACGACTTCAACGAGCACGAGGGCGGTCAGGCGTTCCAGTGGGAGGAGCAGGCGCGCTTCCTCGCGCAGATCCTCGGCTGA